The Agarilytica rhodophyticola genome has a window encoding:
- a CDS encoding aromatic amino acid transaminase, giving the protein MFEHLQLIPPDPLLGIIDKFNKDTNPNKIDLGVGVYKDENNQTAVLDCVKQAETFLLKKQTSKSYLGPNGDKNFTRLMCQLALGEQSAGILESGRISALQTPGGCGALRVAAELVNRSKPGVKVWVSDPTWANHVPLLGDAGLTIEKYPYYDHGTKTIDFSAMLEGLKAAQSGDLVLLHACCHNPSGADLSQQQWHDLCDLMLERELVPFIDMAYQGFGEDLDKDAFGLRLVIEKCPEAIFCISCSKNFGLYRDRVGVVGFMNVSKDTSPALMSHLVQVVRGIYSMPPDHGAAVVANILGSEELRAGWLVELNTMRERIQHMRRGLADNMAAKGFGEDFRFVESERGMFSFLGINPSQVQQLGDEYGIYMADSSRINIAGLNANNLEYFCGSLATVLSAS; this is encoded by the coding sequence ATGTTTGAACATTTACAATTGATTCCGCCAGATCCTTTGTTGGGGATCATCGATAAATTTAATAAGGATACTAACCCAAATAAAATTGACTTAGGGGTTGGCGTCTATAAAGATGAGAATAATCAAACCGCTGTGCTTGATTGTGTCAAGCAAGCCGAAACATTTTTGCTTAAAAAACAGACGTCGAAAAGCTACCTAGGCCCTAACGGTGATAAAAATTTCACGCGTTTAATGTGCCAGCTAGCGTTGGGGGAACAGTCTGCGGGAATCCTTGAGAGTGGTCGTATTTCTGCTTTGCAAACCCCAGGTGGTTGTGGTGCTTTGCGGGTTGCTGCAGAACTGGTGAATCGTTCTAAGCCTGGTGTCAAGGTGTGGGTGAGTGACCCTACTTGGGCCAACCACGTTCCATTACTGGGGGATGCGGGGCTTACGATTGAAAAATATCCTTATTATGACCATGGCACTAAAACCATAGACTTCTCTGCTATGCTCGAAGGTTTGAAAGCTGCACAATCAGGTGATCTCGTATTACTGCATGCCTGTTGCCACAACCCCAGTGGAGCCGACCTATCGCAACAACAATGGCATGATTTATGTGATCTTATGCTTGAGCGCGAATTAGTCCCCTTTATTGATATGGCGTATCAAGGTTTTGGAGAAGATCTCGATAAAGATGCTTTTGGCTTAAGACTAGTTATTGAAAAATGCCCTGAGGCGATTTTTTGCATCTCTTGCTCAAAAAACTTTGGTTTGTATCGAGATCGAGTAGGTGTTGTAGGCTTTATGAATGTATCGAAAGATACTTCTCCTGCGTTGATGAGCCATCTTGTACAAGTGGTACGGGGTATTTATTCTATGCCGCCTGACCATGGTGCAGCAGTTGTGGCAAATATTCTTGGCAGTGAAGAATTGAGAGCGGGCTGGTTGGTGGAACTCAACACTATGCGTGAGCGCATTCAGCATATGCGCCGAGGTTTGGCTGATAATATGGCTGCAAAAGGTTTTGGCGAAGATTTTCGCTTCGTTGAGAGTGAACGAGGCATGTTTTCTTTTCTTGGTATAAATCCGTCCCAAGTGCAGCAACTGGGAGATGAATACGGTATTTACATGGCGGATTCTAGTCGTATTAATATTGCTGGTTTAAATGCTAATAACCTGGAATATTTTTGTGGTTCTCTTGCCACGGTTCTCAGCGCTTCATAG
- a CDS encoding HD-GYP domain-containing protein, which yields MPNEKKISVDQLRVGMRVSKLDRPWLDTPFLMQGFTIEDSSDVRVVAEYCEHVWVDLDYVKPASSHSSSEGTACTAPKRDLSHQVTVEEEYQQTHENFQKARTFTGNFLDDVRLGKTVDTETARDTVEECVSSVLRNPDALLWMSKIRQESQYTAEHSLNVCVLAVAFGRHLGLNQQQLETLGMCGLLHDIGKMRVPNEILEKSGPLSKKEMNLMKAHTVHGRNLLLSTPTISPMVIDSAYSHHERIDGQGYPRKINGPDISRFARIISIVDAYDAMTADRCYSKAKSTTVALKIIYEERGKQFDEELALQFIKTIGLFPVGSVVELYNGEIGIVVETNPKRRHLPRVVLVLDKDHVKKEKYKIADLSHIEEGDLPRDYLIKQVLPDGSFGVFLRKYQEEGILLNY from the coding sequence ATGCCAAACGAAAAGAAAATTAGTGTAGATCAACTCAGAGTCGGAATGCGTGTTTCCAAGCTAGATCGCCCTTGGCTTGATACGCCCTTTCTAATGCAGGGTTTTACCATCGAAGACAGCAGCGATGTTCGAGTAGTGGCTGAGTACTGTGAGCATGTTTGGGTTGATCTAGATTACGTAAAACCAGCCAGCTCCCACAGTAGTAGCGAAGGTACGGCCTGCACCGCTCCCAAAAGAGATCTTAGCCATCAAGTTACGGTTGAGGAAGAGTATCAGCAAACCCATGAAAACTTCCAAAAAGCACGAACCTTTACCGGCAACTTTCTTGATGATGTTCGACTTGGCAAGACGGTTGATACGGAAACCGCTCGCGATACGGTTGAGGAGTGTGTCAGTTCAGTACTGCGTAACCCCGATGCTTTGTTATGGATGTCAAAAATCCGCCAGGAAAGTCAATATACAGCGGAACACAGCTTAAACGTCTGTGTTTTGGCGGTGGCTTTTGGCCGCCATCTTGGGCTTAATCAGCAGCAACTGGAAACTCTTGGCATGTGCGGCTTATTGCATGATATAGGTAAAATGCGTGTGCCCAATGAAATCCTCGAGAAGTCTGGCCCTCTTAGCAAGAAAGAAATGAACCTTATGAAGGCGCACACGGTTCACGGACGCAATTTACTGTTGTCTACGCCTACCATTAGCCCTATGGTGATTGATTCGGCTTATAGTCATCACGAAAGGATAGATGGGCAGGGTTATCCAAGGAAGATTAATGGCCCAGATATTTCGCGCTTTGCTCGAATTATAAGTATTGTCGATGCTTATGATGCAATGACTGCCGATCGTTGCTACTCCAAAGCAAAATCCACAACTGTTGCACTGAAAATTATTTACGAGGAGCGCGGCAAGCAATTTGATGAAGAGTTGGCCTTACAATTTATCAAAACCATAGGTTTGTTTCCCGTGGGCAGTGTGGTGGAACTCTACAACGGCGAAATTGGTATTGTCGTGGAGACCAACCCCAAAAGGCGCCACTTACCTCGTGTGGTGCTGGTGTTAGATAAAGATCATGTTAAAAAAGAAAAATATAAAATCGCAGATCTTTCCCATATTGAAGAAGGTGATCTTCCTCGCGATTATTTGATTAAGCAGGTGCTGCCCGATGGTAGCTTTGGCGTATTTCTGCGAAAATATCAAGAAGAAGGCATTCTACTTAATTATTAA
- the greB gene encoding transcription elongation factor GreB has translation MRTPLITKQGYENLQNELNQLWRVERPEVTKKVAWAASLGDRSENADYQYNKKRLREIDRRVRYLRKSLENLKIVQYNPEQEGKVYFGAWVEVENNTGETMRFRIVGYDEIFGRNDYISIDSPMARALLKKEVDDDAEVKTEAGSVTWFINAIEYEKS, from the coding sequence ATGAGAACCCCCTTAATTACCAAACAGGGCTATGAAAACTTACAAAATGAATTAAACCAGTTATGGCGCGTTGAAAGACCTGAGGTGACCAAGAAAGTGGCCTGGGCAGCAAGTCTAGGTGATAGAAGTGAAAATGCTGATTATCAATATAATAAAAAGCGATTGAGAGAAATAGATCGGCGTGTACGCTATCTGCGCAAAAGCTTAGAAAATCTTAAGATAGTTCAATACAACCCGGAACAAGAAGGCAAAGTCTATTTTGGTGCTTGGGTTGAGGTAGAAAATAATACCGGTGAAACCATGCGTTTTCGTATTGTAGGCTACGATGAGATCTTTGGGCGTAATGATTATATCTCTATTGACTCGCCAATGGCCCGTGCGCTGTTAAAAAAAGAAGTAGATGATGACGCCGAAGTTAAAACTGAGGCCGGCTCAGTAACTTGGTTTATCAATGCCATCGAGTACGAAAAGAGTTGA
- a CDS encoding S9 family peptidase, whose translation MTNTITKKSLPFGSWPSPIAANMVAGKSPKLSDTQINNGRFFWCESIAQEKGRNAIMMHDGDQLKCILPKPLSAKSKVHEYGGAAYTISGDTLFFVLGDDQRVYRSQLSQTDFKPSPITPEGNFRFADLTIAGEKVIAVCEEHSGPHHTDVKNYLVAIPMETSSDQGDEFKKIAEGHDFYSNPSVSPDGKKLAWLTWDNPNMPWDNTELWVADLSLEGLHNIRKIAGNGEESIFQPQWSKQGDLFFVSDRKQWWNIYCVKKDNLSSPSPEIIHLLDQQAEFATPQWVFGMSTYGFFNDTKIIATATSNGVWQLLEIDIGEPENIKVSIIDTSCTNIQALKAHDNQAIFIGASPSVDNNIYRYQHGKLSAIKPVESAISSAEFSTPRAITFPTSEGDTAQGLFYPPNNNQYTCDSELPPVIVICHGGPTGATESSLNLKIQYWTNRGFAVADINYRGSTGYGREFRHRLQDKWGVYDVDDVCAAVDYLADRAWIDKNRCVIKGSSAGGYTVLAALAFRDTFKAGVSLYGIGDLAMLAQDTHKFEARYLDGLIGPYPEAEDTYKQRSPIHGIDKITCPLLIFQGLQDKVVPPNQAKAMFDAVKAKGIPVAYVTYENEAHGFRDAATVEHMLDSELQFYAKLFGFSLPETAKFPLKIENIE comes from the coding sequence GTGACAAATACTATAACAAAAAAAAGCCTGCCATTTGGCAGTTGGCCATCCCCCATTGCCGCCAACATGGTAGCGGGAAAAAGTCCCAAGCTTAGCGATACACAGATTAATAATGGACGCTTTTTTTGGTGTGAGTCGATTGCCCAAGAAAAAGGCCGCAATGCCATCATGATGCACGATGGCGATCAACTCAAGTGTATATTACCTAAGCCTTTGAGCGCCAAATCCAAGGTCCATGAATACGGCGGCGCGGCCTACACTATTTCGGGGGATACTTTATTTTTTGTATTAGGAGATGATCAACGTGTTTACCGCAGTCAGCTAAGCCAAACTGACTTTAAGCCCTCACCTATCACACCTGAAGGAAATTTTCGTTTCGCCGATCTTACAATTGCGGGAGAGAAGGTTATCGCCGTCTGCGAAGAACATAGCGGCCCGCATCATACGGATGTGAAAAATTACCTCGTTGCCATACCAATGGAAACTTCTTCAGACCAAGGCGATGAGTTCAAAAAAATTGCTGAGGGCCATGACTTTTATTCCAACCCAAGTGTCTCCCCAGACGGTAAAAAGCTGGCATGGTTAACGTGGGATAACCCGAATATGCCTTGGGATAATACAGAGTTATGGGTTGCTGACCTAAGCTTAGAGGGCTTGCATAACATTCGAAAAATTGCAGGCAACGGCGAAGAAAGTATTTTCCAGCCACAATGGTCTAAACAAGGTGATTTGTTTTTTGTTTCGGATCGCAAACAATGGTGGAATATCTACTGTGTAAAAAAAGACAACCTATCATCGCCATCCCCCGAGATCATCCATCTGTTAGATCAGCAAGCAGAGTTTGCAACGCCACAGTGGGTCTTCGGTATGTCCACCTATGGTTTTTTTAACGATACAAAAATTATTGCCACCGCTACCAGCAACGGTGTTTGGCAGCTTTTAGAGATAGATATTGGTGAGCCTGAAAATATTAAAGTCAGTATCATCGATACCTCTTGCACCAATATTCAAGCCTTGAAGGCACACGATAACCAAGCGATATTTATTGGTGCATCACCCAGTGTCGACAATAATATCTATCGCTATCAGCATGGCAAGCTGTCAGCCATAAAACCAGTGGAGTCCGCGATATCTTCTGCGGAATTCTCAACGCCTAGAGCGATCACATTTCCCACATCTGAGGGTGACACAGCACAAGGTTTATTTTATCCACCTAATAATAACCAGTACACATGCGACAGCGAATTACCTCCCGTTATTGTTATTTGCCACGGCGGCCCAACAGGCGCAACCGAAAGTAGTTTAAACCTTAAAATTCAGTATTGGACAAATCGCGGTTTTGCAGTAGCGGATATTAACTATCGCGGCAGTACCGGTTATGGCCGAGAATTTCGTCACCGCTTACAAGATAAATGGGGGGTTTATGATGTAGACGACGTCTGCGCTGCGGTTGATTATCTCGCCGACCGCGCTTGGATTGACAAAAACCGTTGTGTGATTAAAGGGAGTAGTGCCGGAGGTTATACCGTATTAGCCGCACTCGCATTCCGCGATACCTTTAAAGCAGGCGTCAGCCTCTACGGTATAGGCGATCTAGCCATGCTGGCGCAGGACACTCACAAATTCGAAGCACGCTATTTAGATGGGTTAATTGGGCCATATCCCGAAGCAGAAGATACCTACAAGCAAAGATCCCCTATTCATGGAATTGATAAAATTACCTGCCCTTTGCTTATATTCCAAGGCTTACAAGATAAGGTGGTTCCTCCAAATCAAGCCAAAGCAATGTTTGATGCAGTAAAAGCTAAGGGTATTCCTGTGGCTTATGTCACCTACGAAAACGAAGCTCACGGATTTCGTGATGCTGCAACAGTGGAACATATGCTCGACAGTGAATTGCAGTTTTACGCGAAATTATTCGGTTTCTCCTTGCCTGAAACGGCGAAATTTCCCCTCAAAATTGAAAACATAGAATAA
- the tilS gene encoding tRNA lysidine(34) synthetase TilS — protein MKTLNINIENIVQEYASTLISANTLWVAFSGGADSTVLLHLMAQLTQLQNDKIYNVKALHVNHQLSEHADNWQRHCEAFCASLDITCVSKKVLVENMGKGIESSARERRYQAFAQVMSQGDIILCGHHRDDVAETIIYRLMRGAGLQGLTGIRSKRVFAGGTLLRPLLNFSRQQIIQYAKQHGLNWIEDESNSDQYYDRNFLRHSLFPILSKRWPNFQQRLVTTSAWLLESSILLSEYAQQDLAQCKVKKMTRHELGESLCLNTFSGFSYIRQKHLVRVWCQRLHFSVPDGVVIEQLPTLLLARNASSPVLCWGNVELRRYKKRLFLTRKLPSCDQTSLPIIWDGREPLKLSDGSTLHCSYAGSEAISFTVKYRSGGERCQPQQRTHSQTLKKLLQEYELEPWLRQRVPLIYVEDELVAVGDIFHCKTIDNYTKTTLSFEWHYHFEE, from the coding sequence GTGAAAACATTGAATATTAATATTGAGAATATTGTACAAGAATACGCATCGACTTTGATCTCGGCAAATACTCTGTGGGTGGCATTTAGCGGTGGAGCTGATTCTACGGTTCTTTTGCATTTGATGGCTCAATTGACACAGCTCCAGAATGATAAAATCTACAATGTCAAAGCATTACACGTTAATCATCAATTATCAGAACATGCGGATAACTGGCAAAGACATTGTGAAGCATTCTGTGCAAGTTTAGACATTACCTGTGTCAGTAAAAAAGTCCTTGTGGAAAATATGGGTAAGGGTATTGAAAGCAGTGCGCGCGAGAGGCGCTACCAAGCATTTGCGCAAGTAATGTCACAAGGGGATATTATTCTTTGTGGCCATCATCGTGACGATGTTGCCGAAACCATCATATATCGTCTGATGCGCGGTGCTGGTCTACAGGGCTTAACGGGAATAAGGTCTAAGCGAGTTTTTGCTGGCGGAACACTATTGCGGCCTTTACTTAATTTTTCTCGCCAACAAATTATACAGTATGCCAAGCAGCATGGATTGAATTGGATTGAAGATGAGAGTAATAGTGATCAGTATTATGACCGCAATTTTTTACGCCATAGCCTTTTTCCTATATTAAGTAAGCGCTGGCCAAATTTTCAACAGCGTCTAGTGACAACCAGTGCGTGGCTGTTAGAATCCAGTATATTATTAAGCGAGTATGCGCAGCAGGATTTGGCTCAGTGTAAAGTTAAAAAAATGACGCGCCACGAGTTAGGCGAAAGCTTGTGCCTGAACACGTTTAGTGGCTTTTCCTATATAAGACAAAAGCACCTTGTCCGTGTTTGGTGTCAGAGATTGCATTTTAGCGTTCCAGATGGTGTTGTTATTGAGCAGCTGCCTACTCTTTTGTTGGCTCGTAATGCATCATCACCGGTGTTGTGTTGGGGCAATGTTGAACTCAGGCGTTATAAAAAACGCTTATTTCTAACTAGAAAACTTCCTTCTTGTGATCAAACCTCTTTGCCTATTATTTGGGATGGGCGTGAACCCCTTAAATTGAGTGATGGCAGTACTTTACACTGTAGTTATGCCGGTTCTGAAGCTATAAGTTTCACCGTGAAATATAGGAGCGGTGGCGAACGTTGCCAACCTCAACAGCGCACTCATTCCCAGACTTTAAAAAAATTACTACAGGAATACGAACTAGAGCCTTGGCTACGCCAGCGGGTGCCGCTGATTTATGTTGAGGACGAATTGGTTGCTGTGGGTGATATTTTTCACTGTAAAACTATCGACAACTATACTAAGACGACGCTGTCTTTTGAATGGCATTATCACTTTGAAGAATAA